In the genome of Arachis hypogaea cultivar Tifrunner chromosome 9, arahy.Tifrunner.gnm2.J5K5, whole genome shotgun sequence, the window TAATTATTGTATGAAAAGTAATAGATCGATATCCtgtgttaataattaataaattacattatatttttttttagttttttttttaactctaCAGGTTAAAGATTAATTCATCGTAAATCTTAATTCTATTTAAGAGTCTGTCACTGACCAACACTTACTTAAACAAACGAATAATCTGATCACTTGACCAATCCAAATTGATTAAATTACATTAGATTCTAATAGTTTGACTTTTGACATTGTCCAGAGATCAAAGTACGAACCCAGTATATCTTATACGTAGTTAAGTTGGTAATAGCTGTGGAGTTTACATGTGCTTATTAAGGTAATAATGGAgtaatttaattttcttgaacatttattttttataattgaataGATGCAACTACAACAAACATTTTTTTACTAGAATATTAAATCTAGAACAAACAAATCAAAACACCACCctcttaataattatataaacagACAAATTTGTCTTTGTTGTCACAATTTAACCagcttaataattaatattttctatTAGATGGAGTTGATAATGTCTATAGTTATGGTGGGTatataaatattgttaaaattaaaattatattttttatattttaatcatattttttattttttaaattaaaaaatatagttaaacaataaaaactattttttaattttaataatactgtTAAGATACCGTAATCACTATAATTACTATACCACAAACATCATAATATGtataagagaagaaataatttttgtatatatctctgaggtatattttttatttttgatatttaaaataatggataaaaaaagaatttttttttatatcatgAAAAGTAGGAGTAGCAAAATGAGTCGAACTCGCCGGATCGCCCCGCCGAACTCGCTAAAAAAGACGTATTGGATTACGATTTGAAACTTACCAAATAAAAAAACGCTAAATTTGCGGGTTTTAGAGGGGCGGAGTGGACCGACCCGACAGGTCAaaggtttttttttattaaataaaagagtgattactattacaaaattaataattatataattttcaaacacttttttatttttcttttagttattaattttattttataattttgtatatatactcaaattatatgatttattttttaaaataaagatagttttattgacaaatattattttgaacaattttattgaagttaaaaataaaaaaatagtaaaagaattatattataatttgactatttttatttgtgtttatttttaattattattttttattaattttaatgaattttattaaaaaaaacagaGTCAAGTGGACTAACCTACTGGCCTGCCAATTCGCCATAAAATAAACGGGACATGTTAGCATTTTGAACCCACCCCAGTTGGCAGAACGAGCTGATCCGCCCCATTTTATGATGCGAGCCTAGGCGGGACGAGACGAGTTGGAGCAGGTCGGCCCGCTTTGCCATCCCTAAAAGTTTATAAATGAAATAATAGATACAAAAAGTAGCtcgaatatataattttattttgtaagaataataattaaaaaaatttgaatataattacaaattaaagcatccagtcaaaaaaaaaatttaatgatatccaaaattcaaaataaccaATGAAATTGTGAGAGAAAGACATGCGTCTTTTATATTACTTtgtgaaattatttttcttccAAGAAGTAAATTTTCTCACTTCTAAATTAATAGTGTCGCCATTATATTATTCTTTGTACATagtatatttttaacaaaatttcatTAGATTAAAATGACATTATCCTCTTTTTAATTTTACTCGTTTGCTGCAACATATATACCGAGCCAACTTATTATATATTACGTATCATCATCTTTTATTTAATGTGTTGAACTTATTATTGTGACATAGCACTATAATGAAAGAATTCAAGAAAGTGTGAACTCCAATTATTAGAATTTTTCCAACTATAAAACCAAACTGTAATGATAGAGAAGTAATAATTTAatgttatcttatttaatttaataccattcgtaattatatattattacataTAATACTATACATTTATTCTAATAATACTTAATGAATACATATTCATTTCATTTaatattaaactatatatattatcTTCCAAACAATGTTTTAAACCGAATGTTAGAATTTTCCTTTCCTGGCCCCGCTTGTGTATGCACTCCATGTTACAAATCTTCACACATGcattaaattaaactatatctagCTAATACTTATAAGCTACCCAGTAAAAACTATTTctaatacaaaattattaaagttaattaaatGCTAGACGCGGTTTGTTTTCTCTATATATACACCAATGTCGCATAGAGATATATGCATCAATCATTCACCAAAACCTGCGCCATTATCGGGCAAGAGAAAGAAGGATTACTAATCAACCATGCTTTCCACAACTTATAATAATAGTTTCTTTCTACTTACTATCATTATTCTCTTGGTGCTATCTTTTGTTTCTCCTTCAAATGCTCAATTGAGTTCAACCTTCTACTCTAAAACATGTCCCAAagtatcatccattgttaggaaTGTTATTAAGCAAGCTCGGAAATCTGATCCACGTATTACCGCAAGCCTCACTAGGCTCCACTTTCATGATTGCTTTGTCAATGTAGGtaaattctataattttttaagttaaacCATAGTATACATGTCTCTTTCTATTAACTTAAGTTctaaaaaaatgtaattttatgACACTTCACATTTTTTTTCCAAAGTTAAGAGTGAGATTCGAATTCACGATCTTTGAGTGAGTATAAAGAGATTATACTATTTGAAATATAGTTCGTTGGCCAATTCACACTTTTTTaacttctttaattttattttatatatattatattatattatatatttatattatattgtttGTCCCGacaaaacttaaaatatttagttTTGGTCTTACCATTAATTTGTCTTCATTGAATACTATTGTCatgttaaaacaaaaaaaaaaaattgtatattagTTATTAGACTAACAACAATGTTATTTAATAATACTTTTTTGTTGTGACAGGGATGTGATGCGTCGCTGTTGCTAGACGTGGGTGGCAACATAACACAGAGCGAGAAAACTGCAGGTCCTAACAACAATTCCGCCAGGGGCTTTAATGTAATTGACAACATTAAAGCCGCTCTTAATTCATCATGCCCTGGTGTTGTGTCTTGCGCTGATATTCTTGCCCTTGCAGCCGAAGCTTCAGTTTCCTTGGTAAATTATATTAAGTATTAACTTGCTACaaatcatattattttattatatataagaccaaaaaaaatttatcttttacacATGTATGTATAAGAATGAAATAGGATAagttttttcttcttcatatACTGTCAGAGTTTTACAAAAATAACTACGTGGAAAATTTGGTAGGAGAAAGGTCCTTCTTGGAAGGTACTACTTGGAAGAAGGGATGGTCTAACTGCGAACAAAACTGGAGCCAATACCCTTCTTCCTACTCCATTTGAGACTCTAGCACAGATCACAGCCAAATTCAGTGCAGTTAATCTGAACATAACGGACCTCGTTGCATTATCTGGTAACCAGCTATATCTATTATAATAACTGAATTAAATGCATGTGATCTGATCCCTTACTagtaaaatatttacaaaatatgcttaattaattaaatttatcattcAATGACATAACTAGCCACATAATTGATTCTAGAGTAATCACTCTTTCTCTTTCATGTTAAAGTTACTTTGAACTTAGAGAAATagtagaatttattgttttttattatcagttagttattaattcatttttttagtttaataatttaataacttactttattttatattttaaacattAATGACCAATGAGTTCTGCTAGGGAGTTAAtggaatattttataatttagagttctGACACTATGTCATGATATCACTCGTCCTAAAATCTTAAGCTAATagaaaaatgtaacactaatggttatatctttgATACTGAATCAGACAtctctaaacctctattgtacccattgtacaaatatttcattgattcCCTATACTTCTTCGTGACGAATTGATGACTAAACATAGTAAATTCTGATAAAAGTTTGGAATTTGATTAGGTGCACACACATTCGGACGTGCCCAATGCCAATTCTTCTCTCAAAGGCTCTACAACTTCAGTGGCACAGGCAATCCTGATCCAACATTGAACACTACCTATTTAACAACTCTACAACAGAGTTGTCCACAAAACGGAAATGGTTCGACTTTGAACAACTTGGATCCTTCCTCCCCCAACACATTCGACAAAAACTACTTCACGAACCTTCTCAACAACCGGGGTCTTCTTCAAACAGACCAAGAACTCTTCTCCACCAACGGATCTTCAACAATTTCAATTGTCAGAAACTTTGCTAACAATAAAAAAGCCTTCTTCCAAGCATTTGCACAGGCAATGATCAAGATGGGGAATATTAGCCCCTTGACGGGGACGCAAGGTGAAATCAGAGCCGATTGTAAGAAAGTTAACGGAAGTTGAGGCAACCAAAGAACAAATTATCGCatgttcttaaaatattaaaagttcacacttccattttttttttggtgacagtTCACACTTCCATTTAACCAAATTAGGAGTTTCTTAATTACTACTTAAAAGCATAATAAGCTGTCTTCTTTGGTTGTCAGGAGTGACATGAATTTGTCTTTgggtaaaaataatatttaaaaattattaaataataatttaattaaatatatcaaataatttaatgTTTCAGATTTTGTATTCAACGATTGATTTCTTAATTATGAATGTGATTTATTTATTCTATGAATGatcttaattattatatatacaagTGTAATTACTCGTATCATGCACGTgagaagattgaaattataattttaaattattttttttaaaattaatttgaattataataatttgattaataaaaaaagtaacatgttatgcattgtttgttttttttctaattcagtgttaattggattaattttaaaatagttattaatcggttttaatagtgtacttttttcaataaatcacacatatatactgaatgtgataataaataatatagtaataataattaaatccACCAACAAATATATTAGTTATATTATCACactattaaacaaattaaatataaagactattaacacttataaatctataaaatcacACTTTCTT includes:
- the LOC112710403 gene encoding peroxidase A2-like; translated protein: MLSTTYNNSFFLLTIIILLVLSFVSPSNAQLSSTFYSKTCPKVSSIVRNVIKQARKSDPRITASLTRLHFHDCFVNGCDASLLLDVGGNITQSEKTAGPNNNSARGFNVIDNIKAALNSSCPGVVSCADILALAAEASVSLEKGPSWKVLLGRRDGLTANKTGANTLLPTPFETLAQITAKFSAVNLNITDLVALSGAHTFGRAQCQFFSQRLYNFSGTGNPDPTLNTTYLTTLQQSCPQNGNGSTLNNLDPSSPNTFDKNYFTNLLNNRGLLQTDQELFSTNGSSTISIVRNFANNKKAFFQAFAQAMIKMGNISPLTGTQGEIRADCKKVNGS